One region of Alosa sapidissima isolate fAloSap1 chromosome 1, fAloSap1.pri, whole genome shotgun sequence genomic DNA includes:
- the tnn gene encoding tenascin-N isoform X3, translating into MVTRLSPLGRILLLMGMLLAISLFTVAEDQGPEKGVTFSHVYKIGTDCKVGSQAILSTDQNTDSQGAMQELTVNGENDVVFKHNIRLQTPSCSCADSEDFKSLLYRVNGLEEEVTFLKAQCAQGCCKSAGMDTSCSGHGTFQHDTCNCLCNPGWQGPDCSVSTCPDDCNDNGRCVDGRCVCHAGYGGDDCSQLLCPDNCNDKGHCVDGKCVCFSHFTGEDCSVQRCLNDCVGNGRCVDGRCICDEGFFGDDCSMVMGPKELRLLEATEMSLLVEWDFVRGAEYYVLTYHPEGDEGALITVNVPNTENSYLITGLVPGLTYVVQVYAVIKEINSESVSLEAATELSSVSGIRVLGQTEDSIQVDWKNPDIELDHFRLTHASPDGEEGTETVAMSAEARTKHTIVGLLPGTEYLITVQTIKGTSEGKASSVTGHTDIDSPSNLMTREVTESTATVTWDRVQSEIDGYKLSYVSAEGSSQEISVSADTTTYQLTGLRPGVIYTVYIWAIKGSRSSRKSSTEAETDIDAPTNLLTREVTEYSALVSWDRVQAEIDGYMLSYTSADGSSQEISVGADTTTYQLTGLSPGVIYTVYVWAIKGSRSSRKSSTEAETDIDAPTNLLTREVTENSALVSWDRVQAEIDGYMLSYTSADGSSQEISVGADTTTYQLTGLSPGVIYTVYVWAIKGSRSSRKSFTEAETDIDAPTNLLTREVTENSALVSWDRLQAEIDGYMLSYTSADGSSQEISVGADTTTYQLTGLRPGVIYTVYVWAIKGSRSSRKTSTEAETDIDAPTNLLTREVTENSALVSWDRVQADVDGYMLSYTSADGSSQEISVGADTTTYQLTGLSPGVIYTVYVWAIKGSRSSRKSFTEAETDIDAPTNLLTREVTENSALVSWDRVQAEIDGYMLSYTSADGSSQEISVGADTTTYQLTGLSPGVIYTVYVWAIKGSRSSKKISTVAETEIDAPRNLRATDIQLESAALSWTAPQADIDGYILTYRAEDGSMQTVERKLKKRENKFALSGLLTSKKYIVTLIAYRGAKRSRLVETTFNTVGLAYPFPMDCLQHMKNGNLTNGVYTIYINNDRSRPIQVYCDMTTDGGGWLVFQRRNSGRLDFMKRWRQYIQGFGELTDEFWLGLDKIYELTNTPTQYELRFDLGLGSERAYAVYDNFKIAPVKQKFTLTVGNYRGNAGDAMTYHQGRNFTTVDNDNDIALSNCALMHRGAWWYKNCHLANLNGKIGDNRHSMGMNWEPWKGHLMSLDFSEIKIRPVGAFSRKRRSLMAKEKKRLAKTK; encoded by the exons ATGGTGACCAGACTAAGTCCTCTGGGAAGGATCCTGCTCTTGATGGGGATGCTTCTCGCCATCTCCTTATTCACTGTGGCAGAGGACCAGGGGCCCGAAAAGGGGGTCACTTTCAGCCATGTTTACAAGATTGGCACAGACTGCAAGGTGGGGTCTCAGGCCATCCTTTCCACTGACCAGAACACTGACTCCCAGGGTGCCATGCAGGAGTTGACTGTGAACGGAGAGAACGACGTCGTCTTCAAGCACAACATCCGCCTGCAAACACCCTCGTGCAGCTGTGCCGACTCGGAGGACTTCAAGTCCCTACTCTACCGCGTCAACGGCTTAGAGGAGGAGGTGACCTTCCTGAAAGCCCAGTGTGCCCAGGGCTGCTGCAAATCAGCAG GCATGGACACGAGCTGCAGTGGCCATGGCACGTTCCAGCACGACACGTGTAATTGTCTGTGTAACCCGGGCTGGCAGGGTCCTGACTGCTCCGTGTCGACGTGTCCTGACGACTGCAACGACAACGGCCGCTGCGTGGACGGACGCTGCGTGTGCCACGCCGGCTACGGTGGGGACGACTGCAGCCAGCTCCTCTGCCCCGACAACTGCAACGACAAGGGCCACTGTGTGGACGGCAAGTGCGTCTGCTTCTCACATTTCACAGGGGAGGACTGCAGTGTCCAGCGGTGCCTCAACGACTGCGTCGGAAATGGCCGTTGTGTGGATGGACGCTGCATCTGCGATGAGGGATTCTTTGGCGACGACTGCTCCATGG TGATGGGTCCCAAAGAGCTGCGTCTGCTGGAGGCCACCGAGATGTCTCTGCTGGTGGAATGGGACTTCGTCAGAGGAGCCGAGTACTATGTGCTGACTTACCACCCAGAGGGCGACGAGGGGGCGCTCATCACCGTCAATGTCCCCAACACAGAGAACTCCTATTTAATCACTGGCCTTGTCCCGGGGCTCACCTACGTTGTACAGGTGTATGCTGTTATCAAGGAGATCAACAGTGAATCTGTCAGTCTAGAGGCCGCTACAG AGCTGTCTTCTGTTAGCGGCATCCGTGTGTTGGGTCAGACAGAGGACTCCATCCAGGTGGACTGGAAGAACCCCGACATAGAGTTGGATCATTTCCGACTAACCCATGCCAGTCCGGACGGAGAAGAAGGGACAGAGACTGTGGCCATGAGTGCAGAGGCCAGAACCAAGCACACCATCGTGG GTCTGCTCCCTGGCACTGAGTATCTGATAACAGTACAGACTATCAAAGGAACGTCAGAGGGCAAGGCATCATCCGTTACTGGACACACAG ACATTGACTCCCCATCCAACCTGATGACGAGAGAAGTGACCGAGAGCACCGCGACTGTGACATGGGACCGAGTGCAGTCGGAGATCGATGGCTACAAGCTGAGCTACGTCTCAGCCGAAGGCTCCAGCCAGGAGATCTCTGTCAGCGCGGACACCACCACCTACCAGCTGACCGGCCTCAGACCGGGAGTCATCTACACCGTCTACATCTGGGCCATCAAGGGCTCTCGTTCTAGCAGGAAGAGCTCCACTGAGGCCGAGACAG ACATAGATGCCCCTACTAACCTCTTGACCAGAGAGGTGACGGAGTATTCAGCACTGGTATCGTGGGACCGGGTACAAGCAGAGATCGATGGCTACATGCTGAGCTACACCTCAGCTGATGGATCCAGCCAGGAGATATCTGTGGGGGCAGACACCACCACCTATCAGCTGACCGGCCTCAGTCCGGGAGTCATCTACACCGTCTACGTCTGGGCCATCAAGGGCTCTCGCTCCAGCAGGAAGAGCTCCACCGAGGCCGAGACAG ACATAGATGCCCCTACTAACCTCTTGACCAGAGAGGTGACGGAGAATTCAGCGCTGGTATCGTGGGACCGGGTACAAGCAGAGATCGATGGCTACATGCTGAGCTACACCTCAGCTGATGGATCCAGCCAGGAGATCTCTGTGGGGGCAGACACCACCACCTATCAGCTGACCGGCCTCAGTCCGGGAGTCATCTACACCGTCTACGTCTGGGCCATCAAGGGCTCTCGCTCCAGCAGGAAGAGCTTCACCGAGGCCGAGACAG ACATAGATGCCCCTACTAACCTCTTGACCAGAGAGGTGACGGAGAATTCAGCGCTGGTATCGTGGGACCGGCTGCAGGCAGAGATCGATGGCTACATGCTGAGCTACACCTCAGCTGATGGATCCAGCCAGGAGATCTCTGTCGGGGCAGACACCACCACCTATCAGCTGACCGGCCTCAGACCGGGAGTCATCTACACCGTCTACGTCTGGGCCATCAAGGGCTCTCGTTCTAGCAGGAAGACTTCCACTGAGGCTGAGACAG ACATAGATGCCCCTACTAACCTCTTGACCAGAGAGGTGACGGAGAATTCAGCACTGGTATCGTGGGACCGGGTACAGGCAGATGTCGATGGCTACATGCTGAGCTACACCTCAGCTGATGGATCCAGCCAGGAGATCTCTGTCGGGGCAGACACCACCACCTATCAGCTAACCGGCCTCAGTCCGGGAGTTATCTACACCGTCTACGTTTGGGCCATCAAGGGCTCTCGTTCTAGCAGGAAGAGCTTCACCGAGGCTGAGACAG ACATAGATGCCCCTACTAACCTCTTGACCAGAGAGGTGACGGAGAATTCAGCGCTGGTATCGTGGGACCGGGTACAAGCAGAGATCGATGGCTACATGCTGAGCTACACCTCAGCTGATGGATCCAGCCAGGAGATCTCTGTCGGGGCAGACACCACCACCTATCAGCTGACCGGCCTCAGTCCGGGAGTCATCTACACCGTCTACGTCTGGGCCATCAAGGGCTCTCGCTCCAGCAAGAAAATCTCCACCGTGGCCGAGACAG AGATTGACGCACCCAGAAACCTGCGGGCCACCGACATCCAGCTGGAGTCTGCAGCTCTGAGCTGGACCGCACCTCAGGCCGATATAGATGGCTACATCCTCACCTACAGGGCCGAGGATGGAAGCATGCAG ACTGTTGAGAGGAAGCTGAAGAAGAGGGAGAACAAGTTTGCTCTGAGTGGCCTTCTGACAAGCAAGAAGTATATAGTCACTCTGATTGCCTACCGCGGAGCCAAGAGAAGCAGACTGGTGGAGACTACTTTCAACACAG TGGGTTTGGCCTACCCATTCCCTATGGACTGTCTCCAGCACATGAAGAATGGCAACCTGACCAATGGTGTGTATACCATCTACATCAACAACGACCGCAGCAGGCCCATCCAGGTGTACTGTGACATGACCACTGATGGTGGTGGATGGCTG GTGTTCCAGAGACGTAACAGCGGAAGGCTGGACTTCATGAAGCGCTGGAGACAGTACATTCAAGGATTTGGTGAACTGACGGATGAATTCTGGCTCG GTCTGGACAAGATCTATGAGCTGACAAACACTCCAACTCAGTATGAGTTGCGCTTTGACCTGGGCTTGGGTTCGGAGCGTGCCTACGCTGTGTACGACAACTTCAAGATTGCACCTGTTAAGCAGAAGTTTACTCTCACCGTTGGCAATTACAGAGGAAATGCAG GTGACGCCATGACCTACCATCAGGGAAGGAACTTTACCACTGTggacaatgacaatgacattGCCCTAAGTAACTGTGCTCTGATGCACCGTGGGGCCTGGTGGTACAAAAACTGCCATCTGGCTAACCTCAATGGCAAGATTGGAGACAACAGGCACAGTATG GGAATGAACTGGGAGCCATGGAAGGGTCACCTCATGTCTCTGGACTTCAGTGAGATTAAGATCCGTCCAGTGGGTGCGTTCAGTCGGAAGAGGAGGTCACTGATGGCCAAGGAGAAGAAGAGGCTGGCTAAGACTAAATGA
- the tnn gene encoding tenascin-N isoform X2 — protein sequence MVTRLSPLGRILLLMGMLLAISLFTVAEDQGPEKGVTFSHVYKIGTDCKVGSQAILSTDQNTDSQGAMQELTVNGENDVVFKHNIRLQTPSCSCADSEDFKSLLYRVNGLEEEVTFLKAQCAQGCCKSAGMDTSCSGHGTFQHDTCNCLCNPGWQGPDCSVSTCPDDCNDNGRCVDGRCVCHAGYGGDDCSQLLCPDNCNDKGHCVDGKCVCFSHFTGEDCSVQRCLNDCVGNGRCVDGRCICDEGFFGDDCSMVMGPKELRLLEATEMSLLVEWDFVRGAEYYVLTYHPEGDEGALITVNVPNTENSYLITGLVPGLTYVVQVYAVIKEINSESVSLEAATELSSVSGIRVLGQTEDSIQVDWKNPDIELDHFRLTHASPDGEEGTETVAMSAEARTKHTIVGLLPGTEYLITVQTIKGTSEGKASSVTGHTDIDSPSNLMTREVTESTATVTWDRVQSEIDGYKLSYVSAEGSSQEISVSADTTTYQLTGLRPGVIYTVYIWAIKGSRSSRKSSTEAETDIDAPTNLLTREVTEYSALVSWDRVQAEIDGYMLSYTSADGSSQEISVGADTTTYQLTGLSPGVIYTVYVWAIKGSRSSRKSSTEAETDIDAPTNLLTREVTENSALVSWDRVQAEIDGYMLSYTSADGSSQEISVGADTTTYQLTGLSPGVIYTVYVWAIKGSRSSRKSFTEAETDIDAPTNLLTREVTENSALVSWDRLQAEIDGYMLSYTSADGSSQEISVGADTTTYQLTGLRPGVIYTVYVWAIKGSRSSRKTSTEAETDIDAPTNLLTRGVTENSALVSWDRVQAEIDGYMLSYTSADGSSQEISVGADTTTYQLTGLSPGVIYTVYVWAIKGSRSSRKTSTEAETDIDAPTNLLTREVTENSALVSWDRVQADVDGYMLSYTSADGSSQEISVGADTTTYQLTGLSPGVIYTVYVWAIKGSRSSRKSFTEAETEIDAPRNLRATDIQLESAALSWTAPQADIDGYILTYRAEDGSMQTVERKLKKRENKFALSGLLTSKKYIVTLIAYRGAKRSRLVETTFNTVGLAYPFPMDCLQHMKNGNLTNGVYTIYINNDRSRPIQVYCDMTTDGGGWLVFQRRNSGRLDFMKRWRQYIQGFGELTDEFWLGLDKIYELTNTPTQYELRFDLGLGSERAYAVYDNFKIAPVKQKFTLTVGNYRGNAGDAMTYHQGRNFTTVDNDNDIALSNCALMHRGAWWYKNCHLANLNGKIGDNRHSMGMNWEPWKGHLMSLDFSEIKIRPVGAFSRKRRSLMAKEKKRLAKTK from the exons ATGGTGACCAGACTAAGTCCTCTGGGAAGGATCCTGCTCTTGATGGGGATGCTTCTCGCCATCTCCTTATTCACTGTGGCAGAGGACCAGGGGCCCGAAAAGGGGGTCACTTTCAGCCATGTTTACAAGATTGGCACAGACTGCAAGGTGGGGTCTCAGGCCATCCTTTCCACTGACCAGAACACTGACTCCCAGGGTGCCATGCAGGAGTTGACTGTGAACGGAGAGAACGACGTCGTCTTCAAGCACAACATCCGCCTGCAAACACCCTCGTGCAGCTGTGCCGACTCGGAGGACTTCAAGTCCCTACTCTACCGCGTCAACGGCTTAGAGGAGGAGGTGACCTTCCTGAAAGCCCAGTGTGCCCAGGGCTGCTGCAAATCAGCAG GCATGGACACGAGCTGCAGTGGCCATGGCACGTTCCAGCACGACACGTGTAATTGTCTGTGTAACCCGGGCTGGCAGGGTCCTGACTGCTCCGTGTCGACGTGTCCTGACGACTGCAACGACAACGGCCGCTGCGTGGACGGACGCTGCGTGTGCCACGCCGGCTACGGTGGGGACGACTGCAGCCAGCTCCTCTGCCCCGACAACTGCAACGACAAGGGCCACTGTGTGGACGGCAAGTGCGTCTGCTTCTCACATTTCACAGGGGAGGACTGCAGTGTCCAGCGGTGCCTCAACGACTGCGTCGGAAATGGCCGTTGTGTGGATGGACGCTGCATCTGCGATGAGGGATTCTTTGGCGACGACTGCTCCATGG TGATGGGTCCCAAAGAGCTGCGTCTGCTGGAGGCCACCGAGATGTCTCTGCTGGTGGAATGGGACTTCGTCAGAGGAGCCGAGTACTATGTGCTGACTTACCACCCAGAGGGCGACGAGGGGGCGCTCATCACCGTCAATGTCCCCAACACAGAGAACTCCTATTTAATCACTGGCCTTGTCCCGGGGCTCACCTACGTTGTACAGGTGTATGCTGTTATCAAGGAGATCAACAGTGAATCTGTCAGTCTAGAGGCCGCTACAG AGCTGTCTTCTGTTAGCGGCATCCGTGTGTTGGGTCAGACAGAGGACTCCATCCAGGTGGACTGGAAGAACCCCGACATAGAGTTGGATCATTTCCGACTAACCCATGCCAGTCCGGACGGAGAAGAAGGGACAGAGACTGTGGCCATGAGTGCAGAGGCCAGAACCAAGCACACCATCGTGG GTCTGCTCCCTGGCACTGAGTATCTGATAACAGTACAGACTATCAAAGGAACGTCAGAGGGCAAGGCATCATCCGTTACTGGACACACAG ACATTGACTCCCCATCCAACCTGATGACGAGAGAAGTGACCGAGAGCACCGCGACTGTGACATGGGACCGAGTGCAGTCGGAGATCGATGGCTACAAGCTGAGCTACGTCTCAGCCGAAGGCTCCAGCCAGGAGATCTCTGTCAGCGCGGACACCACCACCTACCAGCTGACCGGCCTCAGACCGGGAGTCATCTACACCGTCTACATCTGGGCCATCAAGGGCTCTCGTTCTAGCAGGAAGAGCTCCACTGAGGCCGAGACAG ACATAGATGCCCCTACTAACCTCTTGACCAGAGAGGTGACGGAGTATTCAGCACTGGTATCGTGGGACCGGGTACAAGCAGAGATCGATGGCTACATGCTGAGCTACACCTCAGCTGATGGATCCAGCCAGGAGATATCTGTGGGGGCAGACACCACCACCTATCAGCTGACCGGCCTCAGTCCGGGAGTCATCTACACCGTCTACGTCTGGGCCATCAAGGGCTCTCGCTCCAGCAGGAAGAGCTCCACCGAGGCCGAGACAG ACATAGATGCCCCTACTAACCTCTTGACCAGAGAGGTGACGGAGAATTCAGCGCTGGTATCGTGGGACCGGGTACAAGCAGAGATCGATGGCTACATGCTGAGCTACACCTCAGCTGATGGATCCAGCCAGGAGATCTCTGTGGGGGCAGACACCACCACCTATCAGCTGACCGGCCTCAGTCCGGGAGTCATCTACACCGTCTACGTCTGGGCCATCAAGGGCTCTCGCTCCAGCAGGAAGAGCTTCACCGAGGCCGAGACAG ACATAGATGCCCCTACTAACCTCTTGACCAGAGAGGTGACGGAGAATTCAGCGCTGGTATCGTGGGACCGGCTGCAGGCAGAGATCGATGGCTACATGCTGAGCTACACCTCAGCTGATGGATCCAGCCAGGAGATCTCTGTCGGGGCAGACACCACCACCTATCAGCTGACCGGCCTCAGACCGGGAGTCATCTACACCGTCTACGTCTGGGCCATCAAGGGCTCTCGTTCTAGCAGGAAGACTTCCACTGAGGCTGAGACAG ACATAGATGCCCCTACTAACCTCTTGACCAGAGGGGTGACGGAGAATTCAGCGCTGGTATCGTGGGACCGGGTACAAGCAGAGATCGATGGCTACATGCTGAGCTACACCTCAGCTGATGGATCCAGCCAGGAGATCTCTGTCGGGGCAGACACCACCACCTATCAGCTAACCGGCCTCAGTCCGGGAGTTATCTATACCGTCTACGTCTGGGCCATCAAGGGCTCTCGCTCTAGCAGGAAGACTTCCACTGAGGCTGAGACAG ACATAGATGCCCCTACTAACCTCTTGACCAGAGAGGTGACGGAGAATTCAGCACTGGTATCGTGGGACCGGGTACAGGCAGATGTCGATGGCTACATGCTGAGCTACACCTCAGCTGATGGATCCAGCCAGGAGATCTCTGTCGGGGCAGACACCACCACCTATCAGCTAACCGGCCTCAGTCCGGGAGTTATCTACACCGTCTACGTTTGGGCCATCAAGGGCTCTCGTTCTAGCAGGAAGAGCTTCACCGAGGCTGAGACAG AGATTGACGCACCCAGAAACCTGCGGGCCACCGACATCCAGCTGGAGTCTGCAGCTCTGAGCTGGACCGCACCTCAGGCCGATATAGATGGCTACATCCTCACCTACAGGGCCGAGGATGGAAGCATGCAG ACTGTTGAGAGGAAGCTGAAGAAGAGGGAGAACAAGTTTGCTCTGAGTGGCCTTCTGACAAGCAAGAAGTATATAGTCACTCTGATTGCCTACCGCGGAGCCAAGAGAAGCAGACTGGTGGAGACTACTTTCAACACAG TGGGTTTGGCCTACCCATTCCCTATGGACTGTCTCCAGCACATGAAGAATGGCAACCTGACCAATGGTGTGTATACCATCTACATCAACAACGACCGCAGCAGGCCCATCCAGGTGTACTGTGACATGACCACTGATGGTGGTGGATGGCTG GTGTTCCAGAGACGTAACAGCGGAAGGCTGGACTTCATGAAGCGCTGGAGACAGTACATTCAAGGATTTGGTGAACTGACGGATGAATTCTGGCTCG GTCTGGACAAGATCTATGAGCTGACAAACACTCCAACTCAGTATGAGTTGCGCTTTGACCTGGGCTTGGGTTCGGAGCGTGCCTACGCTGTGTACGACAACTTCAAGATTGCACCTGTTAAGCAGAAGTTTACTCTCACCGTTGGCAATTACAGAGGAAATGCAG GTGACGCCATGACCTACCATCAGGGAAGGAACTTTACCACTGTggacaatgacaatgacattGCCCTAAGTAACTGTGCTCTGATGCACCGTGGGGCCTGGTGGTACAAAAACTGCCATCTGGCTAACCTCAATGGCAAGATTGGAGACAACAGGCACAGTATG GGAATGAACTGGGAGCCATGGAAGGGTCACCTCATGTCTCTGGACTTCAGTGAGATTAAGATCCGTCCAGTGGGTGCGTTCAGTCGGAAGAGGAGGTCACTGATGGCCAAGGAGAAGAAGAGGCTGGCTAAGACTAAATGA